The Salmo salar chromosome ssa04, Ssal_v3.1, whole genome shotgun sequence genomic sequence atggtctatcacattagatgttcttttctttttttcttgaaGGTGGAGTTACTTTTTGCCTGAGAAATATGGATTGGTAAAGAGTTCCATTTAGCATTGGCTCTATATAAAACTGTAGATTTAAGGCGTTTTGTCTTAGCTGCACTGAATTTGACTGTCTGGTTTGGTGGTTATGCATGTTGctagtacagtggcttgcgaaagtattcacccccttggcatttttcctattttgttgccttacaaccttgatttaaaatacttttttggggtgtttgtatcatttcatttacacaacatgcctacctctCTGATATTGCCAATACAAGCATGGTGTAATTGTAAGACATTATATTTAATGTATACTCAAATCTGTTTGCAAAATACAGACTTTTACAGGGCAGTATCATATTTCTATGTATTTGGTAAAAGCAAAGAAATAAATTATCTAGGGCATTTCTCAGTAATAGTTCTGTAAACCAAAGAAACAGGTGCGTGTGGTCAGACTAAATTGTTGAGTAAATCTGCGAACTGAGGTTACGTGCCCCAATTTTATGAAAATGAAAGTGTTTTGAACATGTATTTAAACACAGATCTAAAAATCGACATCAAAATTATGTAAGACAGTACCATACACTTGATGGTACAGCTGCAATAATAGGAAACAAGCATTGGATTGAATAGGGTCCCTAAAACCAATGATACTGCACCTTCCTAGAAGCGTCTGCTGTATTTAAAGAACAATTGAGAAGAAAAGACATCATTAAGTCATGTCTTTGTAATTTCCTCCCCCCCCCCTATTTCATTGACTAATGGTTTCAGTTGAAAATAAAAACAGCATGGATGCTGCAGTGGTCACGTTGTCCCATCTTCAATAGGTGCACTGTAATAGTTATTGTGTGCTTTCTGGCAAACTGTGTGGCCACTGAATCCAGAATATTCAATTTCTTGAATTGAGGCTccacatatggtggtggtggagaccaTGTGCAGTGGGCCACCGTGTCAGGGAGAGCCACAGCCAACCACGACACCCTGGCTGGGGATGGAGTGAGTGGCTGTACGAGGGACTCCGGAGGAGTGTGGTGGGGTGTTGACAGGGGTCTAGTAAGGCTAAAATAGTGATGCACTGTTGGAACATTCCGACCTGCCTCTCTTGCCTGTCTGTTTGAGGGCTGTGTACACCATGGCATGTGGCTGGGATTAGGACATTTCACTGTAGATTAAAACATTTGCAACGCCTTCATGGCAACTTGCTCAGAGAAGGAGTTCCCAAATTGATCCTGTCTCTGCAGTTTGGCCCATGATTTCACTTAGCAGGTACGTGAAGTGTATTTTCCACTGTTTAGATAGACAGACCAACAGTGCGACAGTGATCTATTTCTTAAGTGGTATTGACATTTTTATAAGTGCAAAgttttgtgtgtatgtttgcTGAATAGGAAATTGTGAAAAAGGCTGTTGTCTTTTTAAGGGCAGAAATAGTGTTGCCTCATTGAGTTTTATTAGAGGACGAGTGACTTATGTTAAACGGTTACTTGGGGAGAGGTTGCCATAGTTATTGAAGACAGAGATCGTAAAGTGCATCACTATTGTCTGGTTTCCCTTCAGTGCAACTGCTGCCAGGGATTTGTTTAGTCAATTACATAACAGGGGAAGAATTAGAACCATAAATGTACTCATGCCACTTTGTAGGGTGGGTAACTGAAAAATTTAACTTTTATCAACTATTTCATCTCCTAAGGCACTGAAAACATAATAGAACACAAAATGTTGTGTTTTATCTCCTGTATCTAAGGCAAATAAAATATGTCCTGTTACGGGAAGAAACATTTGTGGAATATCAAAGACACATTTCAAATCTATTGCTGACAAGCTGTTTTATGAACAAGGTTAGTGAACATTATAAATGGGGGATGAGTTCTTTCAAAAGTTTATCTGAGATAAACAATACTTAAGTTCTTATTTTCTATATTAGTTTTATTGATGTTAATTTTCTATAACCAAATAAAATTAGTCTGCCAGCTAATTGACCACTTTGTGGTTCCTCCATTGCGGTTTATCCCGGCCTTACACAATTGTTATTGTTTTTTCCCCAAAGCTCCAGGATGTTTCAGTTCGTCCAGAGGCCCATCCACGACTACCTGACAGAGCGCAGAATCCGCCGGACCCGGCTGGTGATCAAAGATGGCCGCTGCAACATTGAGTTTGGCAACATCAAGTACCACAACCACTTTGCCTTCCTGGTGGACTTCTTTACTACGATTGTGGAGATCCGCTGGcatttcatcctcctcctcttcattgcCTCCTTCACAGGCAGCTGGTTCATCTTCAGCCTTCTATGGCACTGGATCGCCAAGAGCAATGTGGATCTAATTGGACAGAACTTCACAGCCAGCCATGCCCACTGTATAGTTAATGTTAATGATCTCACCACGGCTTTCCTGAACTCCTTGGAGACCCAGACCACCATTGGTTATGGTGGACGGACACTCACTGGGCACTGCCCTGGCACCGTGGCTATCATCGTCGTCCAATCCCTCATCGGGGTCTTTATCAACCGCTTCATATGTGGGGTGATCCTGGCCAAGATCTCCCTTCCCAAGAAGAGGGCAAAGACAGTGACTTTCAGTGATACAGCGGTCATCTGCCTGAACAAGGGCCGCCTGTGCCTGGTGATTCGAGTGGCCAACCTCCGTAAGACCTAACTCATCGGGAGCCAAATCTACGGCAAGCTGCATAGGACAACTGTCACGTCGGACAGCGAAACTATAATTCTGGACCAGGTAGGCATTGACTTTGCAGTGGACGCTGGCAAGGACAACCTGTTTTTTGTCTGCCCGTTGACATTGTACCATGTCATTGACAAGGCCAGTCTGTTCTACGATATGACAGCAGACACCCTCCAGCAGCAGAACTTTGAGCTGGTGGTCTTTCTGGATGGGACGGCCGAGTCCACCAGCTCCGCCTGCCAGGTACGGACCTCCTTCATCCCCCAGGAGGTCCAGTGGGGATACAGCTTCCTGCCCATTATCTCCCGCAACAAGATGGGCAAGTACCGCGTGGACTTTTCCAACTTCTCCAGAACCATGGTGGTGACTACCCCACACTGTCCACTACTTTCAGAGTAATTTAGGCCAATGCAACAGCAACAATAACCAAAACAACCACCACAAGAAGCTGGGTATTGACAACCCCGGATTCAAGGTGATTGACATTCCAGACACAATGGATGTCACAAAAATGTGAGATGGAGGAAATGTTCCAGTGtaaaccacagacagacagcagcccCCAGGATGTGGCACATGGGTCAGGGAGAAAAATGTGGGTTAAACTCTTGTTTATGAAAGTAGTCAGGTCCTCTCTATAGATTGTCAGTCCGGAAAGCAAATTTTGTGGTCAGGGGCTCATACTGAGTCATAGACGATGAGCAGGTAGCCACGGTGGGAGCTAAGGTGTTGGTAAAAACAGCTCattacaatcaatcaaatgtatttataaagcccttcttacatcagctgatgtcacaaagtgctgtacagaaacccagcctaaaaccccacacagcaagcaatgcaggtgtagaagcacggtggctaggaagaactccctagaaaggccagaacctaggaaaaaacctagagaggaaccaggctatgaggggtggccagtcctcttctggctgtgccaggtggagattataacagaacatggccaagatgttcaaatgttcatagatgaccagcagggtcaaataataataatcacagtggttgtagagggtgcaacaggtcagcacctcaagttggcttttcatagctgatcattcagagtatctctaccgctcctgctgtctctagagagttgaaaacagcaggtctgggacaaggtagcatgtccggtgaacagatcagggttccatagccgcaggcagaacagttgaaactggagcagcagcacgaccagatggacagcaaggagtcatcaggccaggtagtcctgaggcatggtcctagggcttaggtcctagagagagagagagagagagagagag encodes the following:
- the kcnj1b gene encoding LOW QUALITY PROTEIN: ATP-sensitive inward rectifier potassium channel 1b (The sequence of the model RefSeq protein was modified relative to this genomic sequence to represent the inferred CDS: deleted 1 base in 1 codon; substituted 1 base at 1 genomic stop codon) is translated as MFQFVQRPIHDYLTERRIRRTRLVIKDGRCNIEFGNIKYHNHFAFLVDFFTTIVEIRWHFILLLFIASFTGSWFIFSLLWHWIAKSNVDLIGQNFTASHAHCIVNVNDLTTAFLNSLETQTTIGYGGRTLTGHCPGTVAIIVVQSLIGVFINRFICGVILAKISLPKKRAKTVTFSDTAVICLNKGRLCLVIRVANLRKTXLIGSQIYGKLHRTTVTSDSETIILDQVGIDFAVDAGKDNLFFVCPLTLYHVIDKASLFYDMTADTLQQQNFELVVFLDGTAESTSSACQVRTSFIPQEVQWGYSFLPIISRNKMGKYRVDFSNFSRTMVVTTPHCHYFQSNLGQCNSNNNQNNHHKKLGIDNPGFKVIDIPDTMDVTKM